From the Leucobacter denitrificans genome, one window contains:
- a CDS encoding M13 family metallopeptidase, translated as MSNEAPSFGKSGIDLNELDHAIRPQDDLFRHVTGKWSARTEIPADKARYGSFAVLAENAEEAVREIITTTESPAPGLIKGGPEAEASKVAALYASFMDTGRVDFLGAEPIWDDLERVFAISSVSELVKVTAELERQGLGGFYGMFIDNDPGDPSRYIVFVMQGGIGLPDESYYREDQFAEVREQYVAHIERMLTLAGVSEADRLAGLAFDLEKRIAASHWDTVASRDIQKLYNLRDFAGLQEMTPQLDWKAYLAAMGVPESAFAEVVAAQPEALSGLAELLTEEELPAWRAWLAWAVVRASASLLSQEISKANFDFYGTALTGATEQRDRWRRGVSFVEGAMGEAVGRLYVEQHFDENSKAAMDELVDHLIGAYRESIESLDWMGAETREKALEKLSKFTPKIGYPVKWRDYSDLSVDAGDLLGNSRRVAEYEFNRELSKIGKPIDRDEWFMTPQTVNAYYNPGMNEIVFPAAILQPPFFDASWDAATNFGAIGAVIGHEIGHGFDDQGSRYDGDGKLTDWWTEQDREAFEKLTSALIGQYNALSPEGADGQTVNGELTIGENIGDLSGLEIAWKAYLRSLAGAESPVIDGLTGAERFFLAWAQAWQQKSRPEETVRLLTIDPHSPNEFRCNQIVKNLAAFHEAYATKPGDGLYLSPEERVSIW; from the coding sequence ATGAGCAACGAAGCGCCCTCATTTGGCAAGTCAGGCATCGATCTCAACGAGCTCGATCACGCGATCCGCCCACAAGACGACCTGTTTCGGCACGTGACCGGTAAGTGGAGTGCCCGCACTGAGATTCCCGCCGATAAGGCGCGCTACGGTTCGTTTGCGGTGCTCGCCGAGAACGCCGAAGAGGCGGTGCGCGAGATTATTACGACGACGGAATCACCAGCGCCCGGGCTCATCAAGGGCGGGCCAGAGGCCGAGGCCAGCAAGGTTGCCGCACTCTACGCGAGCTTCATGGACACGGGGCGCGTCGATTTTCTCGGTGCTGAGCCGATTTGGGACGATCTGGAGCGAGTATTCGCGATCTCGTCGGTTTCAGAGCTCGTGAAGGTGACAGCCGAGCTTGAACGGCAGGGCCTTGGCGGCTTCTACGGCATGTTTATCGACAACGATCCGGGTGATCCCTCGCGTTACATCGTGTTTGTGATGCAGGGTGGCATTGGGCTGCCTGATGAGTCGTATTACCGCGAAGATCAGTTCGCCGAGGTGCGTGAGCAGTATGTCGCACACATCGAGCGCATGCTCACCCTCGCGGGCGTGAGTGAGGCAGACCGGCTGGCAGGTCTCGCGTTCGATCTCGAGAAGCGCATCGCTGCCTCGCACTGGGACACAGTCGCGAGCCGCGACATTCAAAAGCTGTACAACCTGCGCGACTTTGCGGGTCTGCAAGAGATGACTCCGCAACTCGATTGGAAGGCGTATCTCGCCGCCATGGGCGTTCCAGAGAGTGCATTCGCCGAGGTCGTCGCGGCTCAACCCGAGGCGCTTTCGGGGCTTGCAGAGCTGCTCACCGAAGAAGAACTACCGGCTTGGCGGGCCTGGCTCGCATGGGCCGTTGTGCGCGCGTCGGCGTCGCTGCTCTCGCAGGAGATCTCGAAGGCAAACTTTGACTTCTACGGCACCGCACTGACAGGTGCGACCGAGCAGCGCGACCGCTGGCGCCGCGGTGTTTCGTTCGTCGAAGGGGCAATGGGTGAGGCAGTCGGTCGTCTCTACGTAGAACAGCACTTTGACGAGAACTCAAAGGCGGCGATGGACGAGCTGGTGGATCACCTTATTGGTGCCTACCGAGAGTCGATCGAGAGCCTTGACTGGATGGGAGCAGAGACCCGGGAGAAGGCACTCGAGAAGCTCTCGAAGTTCACGCCGAAAATCGGATACCCGGTCAAGTGGCGTGATTACTCAGACCTTTCGGTCGACGCTGGTGACCTGCTCGGGAACTCTCGTCGGGTCGCGGAATACGAGTTCAACCGCGAACTCTCGAAGATTGGCAAGCCGATCGATCGCGACGAGTGGTTCATGACGCCGCAGACGGTCAACGCGTATTACAACCCCGGTATGAACGAGATCGTCTTCCCGGCCGCAATTCTGCAGCCTCCTTTCTTCGACGCGAGTTGGGATGCGGCAACGAACTTCGGTGCGATCGGCGCGGTCATCGGGCACGAAATCGGGCACGGCTTCGACGATCAGGGTTCGCGTTACGACGGTGACGGCAAGCTCACCGACTGGTGGACGGAGCAAGACCGCGAGGCATTCGAGAAGCTCACATCGGCGCTCATCGGCCAGTACAACGCGCTCTCGCCAGAGGGAGCAGACGGACAAACCGTCAACGGTGAACTCACGATTGGCGAGAACATCGGCGACCTTTCCGGCCTCGAAATTGCCTGGAAAGCATACCTGCGATCACTCGCGGGAGCCGAGTCGCCGGTAATCGACGGACTAACCGGCGCCGAGCGCTTCTTCCTCGCATGGGCTCAGGCGTGGCAGCAGAAGTCTCGCCCGGAAGAAACCGTGCGCTTGCTCACCATCGATCCGCACTCGCCAAACGAGTTCCGCTGCAACCAGATCGTGAAGAACCTCGCAGCGTTCCACGAGGCATACGCCACGAAGCCGGGCGATGGCCTCTACCTGTCGCCAGAAGAGCGCGTTTCGATCTGGTGA
- a CDS encoding glutamine synthetase family protein: MKDLKTGGRFGAHLREVLADTSAFDRHREANLRPEVLAELGEKIERTGVKYIYFAVATLGARTVAKVVPAEHYKRMLGKGIAFHRTALTDLQTSREGELIGGGIDAHEFWGLPEPETFQQLPWDPELGRIFCTAYDPPHLGKDGGRLIPLDTRALLRVAHQGFTERTGLELRSGLEPEMTWRGPGLEVIAKDDQSPAYQVENLEKMRPIFKKVISYGQFLDFNMIQGDYEDDGQIELNWEYDKAEITAQRMTTYRQICKQVARELGVEASFMAKPYNGKMGNGCHHNLSLWRGDENVVEDGRVELHATETARNAIAGMLLHTPGSMLVMGSTVNSYKRYWDAGQFAPSGADWGLDTRGVAIRISANGRMEYRLPDASVNPYLSHIYLLASIEHGLEAALDPGDPGQPTPEIADVVVPNTLGMAIDAFEADEYLMGAMPEELTRIFLQLKRDEWARYCGQITQWEFDQYWEAIP; this comes from the coding sequence ATGAAAGACCTCAAGACAGGTGGCCGCTTCGGTGCTCACCTCCGTGAAGTACTTGCAGACACCTCTGCCTTTGACCGACATCGCGAGGCGAATCTGCGCCCCGAGGTTCTCGCTGAACTTGGCGAAAAAATTGAGCGTACGGGAGTGAAGTACATCTACTTCGCAGTCGCAACGCTCGGCGCTCGCACGGTCGCGAAGGTCGTACCTGCCGAGCACTACAAGCGCATGCTCGGTAAGGGCATCGCGTTCCACCGCACGGCCCTCACCGATCTCCAGACCAGCCGCGAGGGCGAGCTCATCGGCGGCGGCATTGATGCTCACGAGTTCTGGGGGCTTCCCGAGCCAGAGACATTTCAGCAGCTTCCGTGGGATCCAGAGCTCGGTCGCATATTCTGCACCGCGTACGATCCACCACATCTCGGCAAAGATGGTGGTCGACTGATTCCGCTCGATACGCGTGCGCTTCTGCGCGTCGCGCACCAGGGGTTTACCGAGCGAACCGGTCTCGAACTGCGAAGCGGCCTCGAGCCCGAAATGACGTGGCGAGGCCCTGGCCTCGAGGTCATCGCGAAGGACGATCAGAGCCCGGCGTATCAGGTCGAAAACCTCGAAAAGATGCGGCCCATCTTTAAGAAGGTCATCAGCTACGGTCAGTTCCTTGATTTCAACATGATTCAGGGCGACTACGAAGACGACGGGCAGATCGAGCTCAATTGGGAGTACGACAAGGCTGAGATCACCGCCCAGCGCATGACGACCTACCGGCAGATCTGTAAGCAGGTTGCACGGGAACTCGGGGTCGAGGCGAGCTTCATGGCGAAGCCGTACAACGGCAAGATGGGCAACGGTTGCCACCACAACCTCAGCCTGTGGCGCGGTGACGAGAACGTCGTTGAAGACGGTCGCGTCGAACTGCACGCCACCGAGACCGCACGCAACGCGATCGCGGGCATGCTCCTTCACACGCCGGGCTCGATGCTCGTGATGGGATCCACCGTCAACTCGTACAAGCGCTATTGGGACGCGGGCCAGTTCGCGCCATCGGGAGCAGACTGGGGGCTCGACACCAGAGGCGTTGCGATCCGCATTTCAGCCAACGGCCGCATGGAGTACCGCCTGCCCGACGCAAGCGTGAACCCATATCTCTCGCACATCTACCTACTCGCATCGATCGAGCACGGACTCGAGGCAGCACTCGACCCGGGTGATCCGGGGCAGCCCACACCCGAGATCGCCGACGTGGTCGTGCCGAACACGCTCGGCATGGCGATCGACGCGTTCGAGGCAGACGAGTACCTCATGGGAGCGATGCCTGAGGAGCTCACGCGCATCTTCTTGCAGCTGAAGCGTGATGAGTGGGCCCGCTACTGCGGTCAGATCACTCAGTGGGAGTTTGACCAGTACTGGGAGGCGATTCCATGA
- a CDS encoding flavodoxin domain-containing protein encodes MKITVLYGTESGNSELVAEDLGAKLRETHDDVEIFDLQDFDPADLTAEHFYVVVCSTHGEGDLPNTAIDFAEKFDQLLPDLTGMRYAIFGLGDSFYDTYSQGSEHLDRRFTAQGAERVGEYGRHDASSWDMPSDIALEWLPGAMEAAGLALAG; translated from the coding sequence GTGAAGATTACCGTGTTGTATGGAACCGAATCGGGGAACAGCGAGCTCGTCGCCGAAGACCTCGGTGCGAAGCTACGCGAAACCCACGACGACGTCGAGATCTTTGATCTTCAAGACTTTGATCCGGCCGACCTCACCGCCGAACATTTCTACGTGGTCGTGTGCTCGACCCACGGCGAGGGTGATCTGCCAAACACCGCGATCGACTTCGCCGAAAAGTTCGACCAACTTCTGCCTGACCTCACGGGCATGCGCTACGCGATCTTCGGGCTGGGCGACAGCTTTTACGATACGTACAGCCAGGGCAGCGAACACCTTGACCGCCGTTTCACCGCGCAGGGCGCCGAGCGCGTTGGCGAGTACGGCCGCCACGACGCCTCGTCGTGGGACATGCCGAGCGACATAGCTCTCGAGTGGCTGCCCGGCGCAATGGAGGCGGCAGGACTTGCGCTCGCTGGCTAA
- a CDS encoding APC family permease has protein sequence MAHTSMSPGHDEDAAHLASLGYTYDTTFKREMSFWGNVSLGFTYLSPIAGVYAMFAFSFMAAGPPMAWALTIALVGQFFVALIFGEVVSNYPVAGGVYPWSRRLWGRKWAWMNGWIYVVALVGTIAAVAYSVAPFLIDAFLGYDEARPAPTATATILVAFGALAIASILNYSGTKVLSIAALVGLIAEMIGSVAIGVYLIIRNFIFLAGDNPEHPGHSFSVFFTNQITAADGTVTAIGADGPFGSGVGGYFGAFAWAALIGMYAYYGFEANGDVAEEIKDPSRQVPKSMRMTLYVGGLTANLLVFALVLAVPDYSKVADGTVANPISAAISDAFGPVFPIVMIIVCIAFISCVTSLQAAASRLLFSMGRDGFLPASKWLAHHTPSRGVPSNAVITAAVFPGLFILLSLFAENALTALIAFGTVGIYIGFQMVVLAALRARIKGWKPAGKFKLGAWAYPVNILALIWGILAIVNISFPWPVNDNTFLDWAVLIVLVIVLVVGFLYMLGTKAHLRGDAPAGDASGPVKVVAPQDA, from the coding sequence ATGGCTCACACATCGATGTCGCCAGGACACGACGAGGATGCCGCCCATCTGGCATCACTCGGCTATACCTACGACACTACGTTTAAGCGGGAGATGAGTTTTTGGGGGAACGTCTCCCTGGGCTTTACCTACCTCTCCCCGATTGCTGGCGTTTACGCGATGTTCGCGTTCTCGTTCATGGCTGCGGGCCCACCCATGGCGTGGGCACTCACTATTGCGCTCGTCGGGCAGTTCTTCGTGGCGCTCATCTTTGGTGAGGTCGTATCGAACTACCCGGTCGCCGGCGGCGTGTATCCGTGGTCTCGCCGTCTCTGGGGTCGCAAGTGGGCTTGGATGAACGGGTGGATCTACGTGGTTGCGCTCGTTGGTACCATCGCCGCCGTCGCGTACAGCGTTGCGCCATTCTTGATCGATGCGTTCCTTGGTTACGACGAGGCGCGTCCGGCACCGACCGCGACTGCCACAATCCTGGTGGCGTTCGGCGCGCTGGCGATCGCATCGATACTTAACTACTCGGGAACCAAGGTGTTGAGTATCGCGGCCTTGGTGGGGCTGATCGCCGAGATGATCGGTTCGGTTGCAATCGGTGTCTATCTCATTATTCGCAACTTCATTTTCCTCGCGGGCGATAACCCGGAGCATCCGGGACACTCGTTCTCAGTGTTCTTTACGAACCAGATCACGGCAGCCGATGGAACGGTGACCGCAATCGGTGCCGATGGACCGTTCGGTAGCGGGGTTGGTGGATACTTCGGTGCGTTCGCTTGGGCGGCGCTCATTGGTATGTACGCCTACTACGGCTTCGAAGCAAACGGTGACGTCGCAGAGGAGATCAAGGATCCGAGTCGCCAGGTGCCAAAGTCGATGCGCATGACGCTCTACGTGGGTGGCCTCACGGCTAACCTGCTCGTGTTCGCTCTCGTGCTCGCGGTTCCCGACTACTCGAAGGTCGCTGACGGCACTGTTGCGAATCCGATTAGCGCGGCGATTAGCGACGCGTTCGGTCCGGTATTCCCAATCGTGATGATCATCGTGTGTATCGCGTTTATCTCGTGCGTCACGAGCCTGCAGGCTGCAGCCAGCCGTCTGCTTTTCTCGATGGGTCGCGACGGCTTCTTGCCAGCTTCGAAGTGGCTTGCACACCACACGCCGTCGCGCGGTGTTCCGAGCAACGCGGTCATCACGGCGGCGGTGTTCCCAGGGCTGTTCATTCTGCTCTCGCTGTTCGCAGAGAATGCACTGACCGCGCTCATTGCGTTCGGTACCGTCGGCATCTACATCGGATTCCAAATGGTGGTGCTCGCGGCCCTTCGCGCCCGTATCAAGGGATGGAAGCCGGCCGGTAAGTTCAAGCTCGGAGCCTGGGCATACCCGGTCAACATCCTCGCGCTCATCTGGGGCATCCTGGCGATCGTGAACATTTCGTTCCCGTGGCCAGTGAACGACAACACCTTCCTCGACTGGGCGGTGCTCATCGTGCTCGTGATCGTGCTCGTGGTTGGTTTCTTGTACATGCTGGGAACCAAGGCGCACCTCCGCGGCGATGCCCCTGCTGGTGATGCGAGCGGGCCAGTCAAGGTAGTGGCACCACAAGACGCATAA
- a CDS encoding cytochrome P450 encodes MSQATEVPYLDISSENFAMSSEEVRDARERNWYANTNYGVAVLRYKQVTDLLKHQSLNQGSAKWPEHNGVHSGKFYDWWSKNLLVLEGEEHHRIRRLLNPAFSPRVAEQLKPQFAELADELIEGLKEKHAKGETVEFIGDFAEPYATRALCAMMGLDHKHWPFIASRANTVGYALAVTIKDDIEAIDQAVHELYDFVEELIEERKAEPGEDVVSRLIGFTAHGDKLNDIELRNAIVLMLFGGMDTTRNQIGLLLQTYMRNRDQWELLASRPDELATPALEEGLRVNPTTRWVTREANEDFEYNGLEIKKGTTVHLFTMASGTDPEAYPDPEVDILATDRPRHHTFGGGMHHCLGHYIARADMSIALPKLAEAFTDFDCPGGDVWLPDSGNHGPLKLPVTFSVR; translated from the coding sequence ATGAGCCAGGCGACAGAGGTTCCATACCTCGATATTTCATCCGAAAACTTCGCAATGAGTTCAGAAGAAGTTCGTGATGCGCGGGAGCGTAACTGGTACGCGAACACCAACTACGGCGTTGCCGTGCTGCGATACAAACAGGTCACCGACCTGTTGAAGCATCAGAGCCTGAACCAGGGCAGTGCTAAGTGGCCCGAACACAACGGGGTTCACAGCGGCAAGTTCTATGACTGGTGGTCAAAGAACCTGCTCGTGCTCGAGGGGGAAGAGCACCACCGCATTCGTCGTCTGCTCAACCCGGCATTCTCACCTCGAGTCGCGGAGCAGTTGAAACCGCAGTTCGCTGAACTCGCAGACGAGCTGATCGAGGGGCTCAAAGAGAAACACGCCAAGGGTGAGACGGTCGAGTTCATTGGCGACTTTGCTGAGCCGTACGCAACGCGCGCGCTCTGCGCGATGATGGGTCTCGATCACAAGCACTGGCCGTTCATCGCATCTCGCGCGAACACGGTCGGGTACGCCCTCGCTGTCACGATTAAGGATGACATTGAGGCGATAGACCAGGCGGTGCACGAGCTCTATGACTTCGTCGAGGAGCTCATCGAAGAACGCAAGGCAGAGCCGGGCGAGGACGTGGTCTCGCGACTCATTGGCTTCACCGCGCACGGTGACAAGCTCAACGACATCGAGCTTCGCAACGCGATCGTGCTCATGCTGTTTGGCGGCATGGACACGACCCGCAATCAGATCGGGTTGCTGTTGCAGACCTACATGCGCAACCGCGACCAGTGGGAGCTGCTTGCGAGTAGGCCAGACGAGCTCGCGACACCAGCTCTTGAAGAGGGGTTGCGAGTCAACCCCACGACGCGATGGGTAACCCGCGAGGCGAATGAGGACTTCGAGTACAACGGTCTCGAAATCAAGAAGGGCACGACCGTGCACCTGTTTACGATGGCGAGCGGTACCGATCCAGAGGCCTACCCAGACCCCGAGGTCGACATTCTCGCGACCGATCGCCCGCGCCACCACACCTTTGGCGGTGGTATGCACCACTGCCTCGGTCACTACATCGCCCGAGCGGACATGAGCATCGCGCTGCCGAAACTTGCCGAGGCCTTCACTGACTTTGACTGCCCGGGCGGTGACGTCTGGCTACCCGATTCGGGTAACCACGGCCCGCTCAAGTTGCCGGTCACCTTCTCGGTTCGTTAG
- a CDS encoding FAD-dependent oxidoreductase: MPSDLSPRLAVIGSGPAGCYFAQSVLRGAPKAEVTIFDRLASPFGLVRYGVAADHQHTKAITRQFERFFAQPNVRFAGNVDIGRDITLDELREAYDAVILATGLSADRSLGLPGEALLGIYGSGGITRVLNSHPGERPEFPSLGSDVVVIGGGNVAIDLLRFLVKDRSGYEASDISDEALEAYLANPAERVTVLHRSGPAEAKSDPQILKELAALPRGRYESPDLADASPAPEGDRQATARLAAFAELTSVDREPTTAPVVSLRFNTIPVEFIGTDQVEAVRVETSRGTETIAATSVITAIGFEQASSEISELTEEPAETGRIEPGMYRTGWAKRGPRGAIPENRACAKGVAEELLADLEAGTLTVGSPGFDALSNDLHERSISYEQWTKLDSHERESAAEGRVRRKLTDHNEMVNIARDAQTGERN; encoded by the coding sequence ATGCCGAGCGATCTTTCTCCCCGCCTCGCCGTGATTGGCAGCGGCCCAGCAGGCTGCTACTTCGCCCAATCAGTGCTTCGCGGAGCCCCCAAGGCCGAGGTCACCATCTTTGACCGCTTAGCGAGCCCGTTCGGCCTTGTGCGCTACGGCGTCGCAGCTGATCACCAGCACACCAAAGCAATTACCAGGCAGTTCGAGCGTTTCTTCGCACAACCAAACGTGCGGTTTGCGGGCAACGTCGACATTGGCCGCGACATTACGCTCGATGAACTGCGTGAAGCATACGACGCGGTGATCCTCGCAACAGGGTTAAGCGCCGATCGCAGTTTGGGTTTACCCGGCGAAGCGCTGCTCGGTATTTATGGATCGGGGGGCATCACCCGAGTTCTCAACTCTCACCCCGGTGAGCGCCCTGAGTTCCCATCGCTAGGCAGCGACGTCGTCGTCATCGGTGGCGGCAATGTCGCGATCGATCTGCTTCGCTTCCTGGTAAAAGATCGCAGCGGGTACGAGGCGAGCGACATCTCCGATGAGGCGCTTGAGGCGTATCTCGCGAACCCTGCCGAACGCGTCACCGTGCTGCATCGCTCGGGTCCAGCAGAGGCGAAGAGTGATCCACAAATACTCAAAGAGCTCGCGGCACTGCCCCGCGGCCGCTACGAGTCACCAGATCTCGCCGATGCGTCGCCCGCGCCAGAGGGCGATCGGCAGGCAACCGCTCGGCTCGCGGCGTTCGCTGAGCTCACGAGTGTGGATCGGGAACCCACCACGGCCCCTGTCGTATCGCTGAGGTTCAACACGATTCCGGTCGAGTTCATCGGAACAGACCAGGTTGAGGCAGTGCGAGTCGAGACTTCCCGCGGCACCGAGACGATCGCAGCAACATCGGTCATCACCGCAATCGGGTTCGAGCAGGCGTCGAGTGAAATTTCTGAGCTCACCGAGGAACCAGCCGAAACCGGTCGCATCGAACCGGGCATGTACCGCACCGGCTGGGCCAAACGAGGACCTCGCGGTGCGATTCCAGAAAATCGAGCATGCGCGAAGGGCGTGGCTGAAGAACTCTTGGCCGATCTCGAGGCTGGCACCCTCACTGTGGGGTCGCCGGGGTTCGATGCTCTGAGCAACGATCTGCATGAACGTTCAATCTCGTACGAGCAGTGGACGAAGCTAGACTCACACGAGCGCGAATCAGCCGCAGAGGGCCGGGTTCGACGCAAACTTACTGATCATAATGAGATGGTCAACATTGCACGTGATGCTCAAACGGGCGAAAGGAACTGA
- a CDS encoding substrate-binding periplasmic protein yields MTRKVRLACIDSAALPLFDKSPDGVTRDGYEPEAAKLVFERLGAEIEWIMLPWEDMIPAVRRGDADAVWCGQGMTEERSALVDFTQPYAVFNESVIVRAGDPAKSADDLAGYKIGAIANSTNMKLAETFAGAELVSFGASDDVFGDMIEATRSGAIDGFVDDDVVMVPLAEEDPDFDLAFTAMTGNRWGIGVAPGNDELRTQIDDALAAVIADGSLEAVWKKWMPLLDFPLGESR; encoded by the coding sequence ATGACCCGCAAAGTACGACTTGCCTGCATCGACTCGGCGGCGCTTCCGCTGTTCGACAAAAGCCCAGACGGGGTGACCCGCGACGGGTACGAACCCGAGGCCGCGAAGCTCGTCTTCGAGCGCCTCGGTGCCGAAATCGAGTGGATCATGCTCCCGTGGGAAGACATGATTCCGGCGGTGCGGCGCGGCGACGCTGACGCCGTGTGGTGCGGACAGGGGATGACCGAGGAGCGATCTGCCCTCGTGGACTTCACCCAACCCTACGCGGTATTTAACGAATCGGTGATTGTTCGCGCGGGTGACCCAGCCAAGTCTGCCGACGATCTCGCCGGCTACAAGATCGGCGCGATTGCGAACTCGACGAACATGAAGCTCGCCGAGACCTTCGCGGGCGCCGAACTCGTGAGCTTTGGTGCGAGCGACGATGTGTTCGGCGACATGATCGAGGCGACCCGCTCGGGTGCGATCGACGGGTTCGTCGACGACGACGTGGTCATGGTGCCGCTCGCCGAAGAGGACCCTGATTTTGACCTCGCGTTCACCGCGATGACGGGCAACCGCTGGGGCATCGGAGTGGCACCCGGAAACGACGAGCTTCGCACCCAGATCGACGACGCGCTCGCCGCAGTGATCGCCGACGGTTCGCTCGAGGCGGTGTGGAAGAAGTGGATGCCACTGCTCGACTTCCCGCTCGGGGAATCACGGTGA
- a CDS encoding rhodanese-related sulfurtransferase, with protein MSDPKILLYYAFAPVADPEAARLWQRELCESLGLRGRIIISKHGINGTVGGEIDACKQYLKRTREYGPFRGIDVKWSDGTGFVDAKPTMLRGVDRSAPWKQIADFPKLSVKVRDELVAFGIPEETKVDASGVVGGGKHLSPERVNKLVAERGDDVVFLDGRNAWEAEIGKFKGAIVPDVTTTHDFIAQIESGAFDDIKGKPIVTYCTGGIRCEILSAAMVARGFEEVYQIDGGIVRYGEQFGNGGLWEGSLAVFDGRETMDFEPGAKVLGTCVVCGSATSSLANCADGSCRARLVACASHEAAHCQEHAAARV; from the coding sequence GTGAGTGACCCGAAGATTCTGCTGTACTACGCATTTGCCCCCGTTGCCGACCCAGAAGCCGCGCGCCTCTGGCAGCGCGAGCTGTGCGAGTCGCTCGGCCTGCGCGGCCGTATCATCATCTCGAAGCACGGCATCAATGGCACCGTTGGTGGCGAAATCGACGCGTGCAAGCAGTACCTCAAGCGCACACGCGAGTACGGCCCGTTCAGAGGCATCGACGTGAAGTGGAGCGATGGCACCGGTTTCGTCGACGCCAAGCCCACGATGCTTCGCGGGGTGGATCGCAGCGCGCCCTGGAAGCAGATTGCCGATTTCCCGAAGCTCAGCGTCAAAGTGCGCGATGAGCTCGTCGCATTCGGCATTCCTGAGGAGACGAAGGTCGACGCGAGCGGAGTCGTGGGTGGCGGCAAGCACCTGAGCCCTGAGAGGGTGAACAAGCTAGTCGCTGAGCGCGGCGATGACGTCGTCTTCCTCGACGGTCGCAACGCCTGGGAGGCCGAGATCGGCAAGTTCAAGGGCGCAATCGTGCCAGACGTCACGACGACGCACGACTTCATTGCCCAGATTGAGTCCGGGGCATTTGATGACATCAAGGGCAAGCCAATTGTCACCTACTGCACCGGTGGCATTCGCTGCGAGATCCTCTCGGCCGCAATGGTTGCCCGCGGTTTCGAAGAGGTGTACCAAATCGACGGCGGAATCGTGCGCTACGGCGAACAGTTTGGCAACGGTGGCCTGTGGGAGGGCTCTCTCGCGGTGTTTGACGGTCGAGAAACGATGGACTTTGAGCCTGGCGCAAAGGTGCTCGGCACCTGCGTCGTGTGTGGATCAGCGACTTCGTCGCTCGCGAACTGCGCCGATGGTTCATGCCGCGCGCGCCTGGTCGCCTGCGCCTCGCACGAAGCGGCGCATTGCCAGGAGCACGCGGCCGCCCGGGTCTAA
- a CDS encoding gamma-glutamyl-gamma-aminobutyrate hydrolase family protein, with amino-acid sequence MVVSIDPEQFRPSADENPNGPIIPMVVSLGFPGMGKGAATIQEETTRLAFDAIRAAGGRPRLVEYTTDTELKPAAEVFDGADGIVFLGGADVDPDAYGYTGELPDNLYGIDRRADDYCIDLFREAAARDVTTLAICRGSQLFNVAFGGTLFPDIENWPLHKGDGNPLFINEEVMLEPGSKIAEIMGSEVISVRNGHHQAVDEVAPELRVTARAHDGIVEGTEHRTATWMIGVQWHPEEPGADLDDRRKIFQGFVDEVVARTGDNSGNDDN; translated from the coding sequence ATGGTCGTTTCGATTGATCCAGAGCAGTTTCGTCCGTCCGCCGACGAGAACCCGAATGGCCCGATCATTCCCATGGTCGTTTCCCTCGGCTTTCCAGGAATGGGTAAAGGCGCTGCCACGATCCAAGAGGAGACCACGAGGCTCGCGTTCGACGCGATTCGCGCTGCCGGTGGCCGACCGCGACTCGTCGAGTACACGACGGACACCGAACTGAAACCGGCGGCCGAGGTGTTTGATGGAGCCGATGGCATCGTGTTCTTGGGTGGGGCCGATGTTGATCCCGACGCGTACGGCTACACGGGAGAGCTGCCCGACAATCTGTACGGCATCGATCGCCGTGCCGATGATTACTGCATCGACCTATTTCGTGAGGCCGCGGCTCGCGATGTCACGACGCTCGCAATTTGTCGTGGATCGCAGCTCTTCAACGTAGCTTTCGGTGGCACATTGTTCCCCGACATCGAGAACTGGCCGCTCCACAAGGGTGATGGCAACCCGCTGTTCATCAATGAAGAGGTGATGCTCGAACCCGGATCGAAGATCGCTGAGATCATGGGCAGCGAAGTCATTTCAGTGCGTAACGGGCATCATCAGGCGGTCGACGAGGTCGCTCCCGAACTCCGTGTCACCGCGCGGGCGCACGACGGAATCGTCGAGGGAACTGAGCATCGCACCGCGACGTGGATGATCGGCGTGCAGTGGCACCCCGAGGAGCCGGGCGCCGATCTCGATGATCGCCGCAAGATCTTTCAGGGGTTTGTCGACGAGGTTGTCGCTCGCACGGGCGACAACTCAGGCAACGATGACAACTAG